The bacterium genomic interval GGACCTTGAACTTCGGCTTCCGGGACGCTTTGACCATGAGGGAGGTTTTAGCCATATTCTTTCCTTTAATTCCTAAAGGGCATGCCGAGGTGCTTCAAGAGCGCCTTGCCCTCTTCGTCGTTCTGGGCCGTGGTCACGATGGTGATGTTCATTCCCCGAATCTTGTCGATCCGGTCGTAGTTGATCTCGGGGAAGATGATCTGCTCGGTGATGCCCAGGGTGTAATTGCCGCGGCCATCGAAGGCCCGGCCGCTGATTCCCTTGAAGTCGCGGACCCGGGGCAGCGCGATGTTGCAGAGCCGGTTGAGGAACTCGTACATCCGCTCCTTGCGCAGGGTCACCATGACGCCGAGCTTCTGGCCTTCGCGGAGCTTGAAGGCCGCGATCGACTTCTTAGCCTTGGTGATCACCGGCTTCTGACCGGTGATGGTCTTGAGCTCCTCGGCCGCGGTGTCGAGGACCTTGGAGTTCTGCAGGGCCTCGGAGAGCGACATATTGATGACGATCTTCTGGAGCTTCGGCACTTGCATGACGTTGGCGAAGTTGAATTCCTTCATCAGCGCCGGAATGACTTCATTCTTATATTTTTCTGCGTAGGTGGATTTAGCCACGGGAACCTGCCTTTTTCTTTCTACTTGCTCGCGCTCGCAATGACTTCCTTGCTCTTCTTGCTGACCCGGACCTTTTTGCCGTCCTTGCCCACTTGGGACCCGACTCGGGTCGGCTCGGACTTTTTGGGATCGAGCAGCATCACGTTGGAGATATGGATCTTCGCTTCCTTCTCGACGATCCCGCCTTGGCGGTTCTTGGCCGAAGGCTTGGAATGGCGCTTCACCACGTTGACCTTCTCGACCAGCACTCGGCTTTCCTTGGGGAAGACCCGAAGGACCCGGCCGACCTTGCCCTTGTCGCTGCCGGTGATCACGATCACTTGGTCGTTCTTGCGGATCGCTGGCATATTAGATGACCTCCGGGGCGAGCGAGATGATCTTCATGAACTTCTTGGCGCGCAGCTCGCGGGCGACCGGCCCGAAGATGCGGGTCCCGATCGGCTCGCCGGCGTCGTTGATCAGGACGATCGAGTTTTGGTCGAAGCGGATGTAAGAGCCGTCGGTCCGCTGGATTTCGCGGCGGGTCCGGACGATGACCCCCTTCTTGACGTCGCCCTTCTTCACCTTGGAGTCGGGCAGCGCCTCCTTCACCGACACGACGATGATGTCGCCGATGCTGGCGTACTTGCGGCGGGTTCCACCGAGCACCTTGATGCACATCAGCTTCTTGGCGCCGGAATTGTCCGCGGAATCGAGGATGGTTTGCTGTTGAATCATGGCTTACCCCTTCGCGCCTTCCTTCTTGACGATCGAGTGGACCGCCCAGCGCTTGGTTTTGGAGAGCGGACGGCTCTCGATGAGCTCGACCACGTCGCCGACCTGGCAGGCACCCTTCTCGTCGTGGGCTTTGAACTTGGAACGGCGCTTGTAATATTTCTTGTAACCGGGGTGCATGACCAGCCGGTCGACCGAAACGACCACCGTTTTCTGCATCTTGTTGCTGACGACGGTGCCGATCTTGGTTTTTCTTTTGTGGTTCTTCTCAGCCATACTTAAGCCTTCGCTCCTTTTTCAGCGGCCTTCTTCTGCTTGGCCACGGTGAGGACCCGGGCGATGTCCCGCCGGACCTCTTTGAGGCGGTGGGACTTCTCCAGCGAGCCGGTGGCGTTCTGCATGCGCAGCTTGAACAGCTCCTCGCGGAGGTCCTTCTCGAGGGCCGTCAGTTCCTTCAAATTCTTCTCGCGGATCTCACTTGGCGTCACGGTATCCCTCCCGGGTCAAAATCTTGGTCTTGATCGGCAGCTTGTGCTTGGCCAGGGTCAGGGCCTCCAACGCGATGTCGGCGGTGACGCCTTCCATCTCGTAGATAATCCGGCCCGGCTTGATCACGGCCACCCATTCTTCGGGGTTGCCCTTGCCTTTACCCATACGGGTTTCGAGCGGCTTCTTGGTGATCGGCTTGTCCGGGAAGACCCGGATCCAGACCTTGCCGCCGCGCTTGATGCAGCGGTTGATCGCGATACGGCCGGCCTCGATCTGGCGCGAGGTCAGGCGGCCGCAGTCGGTGGCTTGGATCGCGAAGTCGCCGAAGTTGAGGTTGCAGCCGCGATAGGCCTTGCCCCGCATCCGGCCCTTCTGCTGCTTTCGGTATTTGACCTTCTTTGGGATCAACATAATGCGTTCCTAATCGTTTAATCCGTTTATTCGGCGGCCGGCGCGGCCGGAGCCGGCGTCGTGCTCGCTTGGAAAGGCGTGGCCTGGGTCTCGACCGGCCCCAAGATCTCGCCCTTGAAGATCCAAACCTTGACTCCGATCACGCCGTAAGTCGTGTTGGCTTCGGCGGTCGCGTAATCGATGTCGGCCCGGAGGGTCTGCAGCGGAACCCGGCCCTCGCGGTACCACTCGGTCCGGGCGATCTCGGCGCCGCCCAAGCGGCCGGCAACCATGACCTTGACGCCCTTGGCGCCGAACTTCTGGGCCGACTGGACGGCCTTCTTCATCGCCCGGCGGAAAGCCACCCGGCGCTCGAGCTGCATCGCGATGTTTTCGGCGACCAGCTGGGCGTCGATCTCGGCCTTGCGGACCTCCTGGATGTCGAGGAAGACCTCGCAGGAGCTCTTCTTGGCCAGCTCGGCCCGGAGAGCGTCGATCCCGGCGCCCTTCTTGCCGATGACCAGGCCGGGACGCGCGGTATGGATGATCACCTTCACCTTGCGGGCGGCCCGCTCGATCTCGACCTTGGAGACGCCGGTCGAATAGAGTTTCTTCTTCACTTCGCGGCGGAACTTCACGTCCTCGTGGAGGAACTCGGCGTAGTTGCGCTTGGCGTACCACTTCGAAAGCCAGGGCTTGGTGATACCGACTCGAAATCCGATGGGATGAACTTTCTGACCCATAATTCTACTTCTCCGCCAAAATTAAAGTGACGTGACTGGTCTTCTTCTCGATCTTGAAGGCCGAGCCGCGGGCCCGGGCCTGCCAACGCTTCAGGGTCGGCCCTTGGTCGACCATCACCGTCTTCACGATGAGGTTGTCCGGATCCATCCCGCCCTTTTGCTCGGCATTGGCCAAGGCCGAACGAAGCAGCTTCTTGAAATCCTTGGCGACGTAGCGGTTGGTGAACGAGAGGATATCGAGCGCCTTCTGGACCCCCTTGCCGCGGATCAAATCCGCGACCAGCCGGGCCTTGCGCGGCGCCACTCTCAGATAGCTGATGCGTGCGGTGGCCGACATTATTTGGTCTCCTTGGCCTTACGGTCGCCGGAGTGCATGTGGAAGGTCCGCGTCGCCGCGAACTCGCCCAATTTGTGGCCGACCATGTTTTCGGTGACGAAGACCGGGATAAACTTGCGGCCGTTGTGGACGGCGAAGGTCAGGCCGACGAAATCGGGCGTGACCATCGAGCGGCGCGACCAAGTCTTGATCACCTTCTTGCTTTTCTGGTCCTGTTGGGCGTCGACCTTCTTTTGCAGCGAGCGATCGACCCAGGGACCTTTTTTCAACGAACGAGGCATAACGTTTCCTTATAATTTCGAACGACGATCCTTCACGATCATGTTTTGAGTGCGCTTGTTCTGGCGCGTCTTGTAGCCCTTGGCCGGCGTGCCCCAGGGGCTCGAGGGATGGTTGCCGCCCTTGCTGCAGCCTTCGCCGCCGCCGTGGGGGTGATCGACCGGGTTCATGACCATACCGCGGACCGTCGGCCGAATGCCGCGCCAACGGGTCCGGCCGGCCTTGCCCCAGGTGATGTTCTCGTGCTCGGGGTTGCTGGTCTCGCCGATGGTCGCCATGCAGTCGATGAAGACCTTGCGGACCTCGCCCGAGGGCATCTTGACCAGAGCGTAACGGCCTTCCTTGGCCATGAGCTGGGCAAAAGTGCCGGCGCTGCGGGCGATCTGGCCGCCTTTGCCGACCTTGAGCTCGATGTTGTAAATGTTGGTGCCGACCGGGATGTTCTTGAGCGGCAAGGCATTGCCCGGGAGGATGTCGGCCGACTCCGAAGCGATGACGGTGCGGCCCACGACCAACGACTGCGGCGCGATGATGTAGCGCTTCTCGCCGTCGGCGTAGAACAACAGGGCCAAGCGGGCGGTCCGGTTGGGATCGTACTCGATCGCCGCGACCTTGGCCGGGATATCCTTCTTGTCGCGTCGGAAATCGATGATCCGGTAGCGCTTCTTGTGGCCGCCGCCGATGTGGCGGGTGGTGATCCGGCCATGGTTATTGCGGCCGCCCGAACGGCTCTTCTTGTCGAGCAGCGATTTCTCGGGCTTGGTCTTGGTGATCTCCGAGAAATCGAAACCGTTCATGCCGCGTCGGGCCGGGGTGATCGGATT includes:
- the rplE gene encoding 50S ribosomal protein L5, whose translation is MAKSTYAEKYKNEVIPALMKEFNFANVMQVPKLQKIVINMSLSEALQNSKVLDTAAEELKTITGQKPVITKAKKSIAAFKLREGQKLGVMVTLRKERMYEFLNRLCNIALPRVRDFKGISGRAFDGRGNYTLGITEQIIFPEINYDRIDKIRGMNITIVTTAQNDEEGKALLKHLGMPFRN
- the rplV gene encoding 50S ribosomal protein L22: MSATARISYLRVAPRKARLVADLIRGKGVQKALDILSFTNRYVAKDFKKLLRSALANAEQKGGMDPDNLIVKTVMVDQGPTLKRWQARARGSAFKIEKKTSHVTLILAEK
- the rpsS gene encoding 30S ribosomal protein S19, which codes for MPRSLKKGPWVDRSLQKKVDAQQDQKSKKVIKTWSRRSMVTPDFVGLTFAVHNGRKFIPVFVTENMVGHKLGEFAATRTFHMHSGDRKAKETK
- the rpsQ gene encoding 30S ribosomal protein S17 → MAEKNHKRKTKIGTVVSNKMQKTVVVSVDRLVMHPGYKKYYKRRSKFKAHDEKGACQVGDVVELIESRPLSKTKRWAVHSIVKKEGAKG
- the rplN gene encoding 50S ribosomal protein L14 translates to MIQQQTILDSADNSGAKKLMCIKVLGGTRRKYASIGDIIVVSVKEALPDSKVKKGDVKKGVIVRTRREIQRTDGSYIRFDQNSIVLINDAGEPIGTRIFGPVARELRAKKFMKIISLAPEVI
- the rplB gene encoding 50S ribosomal protein L2, whose translation is MAMKEYNPITPARRGMNGFDFSEITKTKPEKSLLDKKSRSGGRNNHGRITTRHIGGGHKKRYRIIDFRRDKKDIPAKVAAIEYDPNRTARLALLFYADGEKRYIIAPQSLVVGRTVIASESADILPGNALPLKNIPVGTNIYNIELKVGKGGQIARSAGTFAQLMAKEGRYALVKMPSGEVRKVFIDCMATIGETSNPEHENITWGKAGRTRWRGIRPTVRGMVMNPVDHPHGGGEGCSKGGNHPSSPWGTPAKGYKTRQNKRTQNMIVKDRRSKL
- the rpmC gene encoding 50S ribosomal protein L29, coding for MTPSEIREKNLKELTALEKDLREELFKLRMQNATGSLEKSHRLKEVRRDIARVLTVAKQKKAAEKGAKA
- the rpsC gene encoding 30S ribosomal protein S3, yielding MGQKVHPIGFRVGITKPWLSKWYAKRNYAEFLHEDVKFRREVKKKLYSTGVSKVEIERAARKVKVIIHTARPGLVIGKKGAGIDALRAELAKKSSCEVFLDIQEVRKAEIDAQLVAENIAMQLERRVAFRRAMKKAVQSAQKFGAKGVKVMVAGRLGGAEIARTEWYREGRVPLQTLRADIDYATAEANTTYGVIGVKVWIFKGEILGPVETQATPFQASTTPAPAAPAAE
- the rplP gene encoding 50S ribosomal protein L16, with translation MLIPKKVKYRKQQKGRMRGKAYRGCNLNFGDFAIQATDCGRLTSRQIEAGRIAINRCIKRGGKVWIRVFPDKPITKKPLETRMGKGKGNPEEWVAVIKPGRIIYEMEGVTADIALEALTLAKHKLPIKTKILTREGYRDAK
- the rplX gene encoding 50S ribosomal protein L24, coding for MPAIRKNDQVIVITGSDKGKVGRVLRVFPKESRVLVEKVNVVKRHSKPSAKNRQGGIVEKEAKIHISNVMLLDPKKSEPTRVGSQVGKDGKKVRVSKKSKEVIASASK